The genomic window tgaaaaaaataccatCAACTAAATGgtgaaatggagagaaaaacacAGCTACTAAATGACGAGCATTAACTAGGCTCGGCTTATTCAAAGCAGTTTCCTCCCTTAAAGCTTATTTACATCAGCCACAAGCGGTATAGTGGCCTTTAGTTATTTATTCTGCATACAGCACATCAAAgttatttctttcaattaaaacattatttatactcaagaaacatttgtatttatttattttgaagagtCCTAGAATCCGGCTTAGCCACCATCCAGGCAAAAGACATGCTACGAAGGCTAACTTTCCCCCATGATCTTAGCCTGACTTGGGCAGACCAATGTCAGAAGCCATTTGGACTCCACAACTGACCGATCCTCAGATCCCTGAAAAGCCAATTATCTAAATTAGAAACAACTCCTGTCActatttttgaagctggcaCGTATCCCCAAGACAGACATCAAATACTCAATTCTCATACACCAAGTTCACCTACACAGCCACaaggaaaagaacaggaaaCATCCCTTGTTCTTTTCTCTTGCTCTACTGCAACATCTTGAGCTTTTTAAAGCTCCCTCTTTCACGACACAATGTCCTGCTTTAAGAACCACTTATACAACAACAGAAGTCACTTGTGGCTTCCGTGGCCAAAAGCAAGAGGCCCAGGGATGTCGGGCAGCGGCAGCCAGGAGCTcggggcagcagctctgctcaggaTTTCCTGGAAGCCCTGGGCTCCGTGTTCCTACCAGCCATGCCACCTTGCCAGTCTTCTCCTTGCTGCTCCATCCCTCTGGATGCCACCTCCTTCGGCATCTCCGCCTGGCAGAATCCCCAGCTCTACTTCCACCTGTCAACACTCTTCTCCTTCCACCTTGCTAACCCCCCCAATTTGATAACAGTTGTTTGGTTGCCAGAAGAGGAAGACGTGTGTCGCACGAGCTTGCATGAAACCCCAGACATGCCACAGAGTGCCAGCAGTTTCCTGGTAAGCACAAGCCTAGGTCATTGCCAAACTCAGTCAAAGCTTGGCCTCAGCATGGTTACCTCTAAACGTTGTAAGTGGTGGGAAAGATTTATACCAACGCAAATCTTGGACAAAAGGTTTTTTGTCCTGCAAGCTCAATCTGCAACCAGTTTGGTATCTCCTGCCCAAGACGGAGATTGGTAATGGCGAAGCAATGGCTAATGTATAACATGGCTGACTAAATCCCTAAATCTAGAAAAAGCCCATGGATGAAGGTTGGTGCATCCTTTTGACAAATGAAGCAACCCAAGAAGTTACACCTTGGAACGTCTGCCAACCATCAAAGCAACTCAAAGCGTCTCCAGGCCCTTCCCCTCCACCTCTCAGCAGGTTAACCAGGCACACACCAGATTCCTTCGGACTAAGGAGAGACACAGAAAAACCTTGTCCCCAACATCCATTTACCTTGTCCTGAGGGCCTGCCAGGCTGCATCAATGTCTGCATACAGGTTTTTCTCGGAGGGCTTGCCGGTGCTCACCCCGTAGCCGGAGTAGTCGTAAGAGAAGACGTTGCAGTTGATGCGGGAGCCGAGGCCGATGTAGAAGCTGCACATCTGGCCCAGGTCCACGGCGTTACCGTGCGAGAAGAGCAGCGTGTACCGGCCGGTGGGGGCACAGCGTACGAACATGCAGCCCAGCCTGTTATCCCTGGCCGTGCGGGAGAAGAACACTTCCACGGCGTCCAGTTCCCGCTGCGAGTACTGCCAGTCCGCCCGCTCGCTCAGGTGCAAGCTGCAGGTGCCCGATCCCGTGGGGGTCCCTGCCCCACCAGAGGCCCCCccggcctcctgctgctgctcgggcTGCAGCACGGTGTAGGTGGGCTCCGGGGGCAGGAAGGCCAGCTTGGCAGCGATGCGGCTGGGGCACGGCGGGCAGCAGAAGAGCCAGCAGAGCTCGCCCAGAGAGAAACCGTTCATTCTGGGGCCTTGTTCTGGCATCAGAGACGccggagggaagaaaaaataaataaataaaagaaaaaaaaaaaaaaggaaacgcCACGGACCCGTGCGGGGCCCTGCCCCGGCCCAACCCGCACCTTCCTCCTGCGGCCCTCCCAGAAGGCAAACAGcctgagggggggggagggggggggagctcTTCGGGGCCGTAAAAGgcgcttaaaaaaaaaaaaaataaaaagcgcCCAAAACGTGAGCACGGCCGGCCcctaaaagaacaaaaactggaaaaataaaatgaaaattaaaaatagcactGAGGCACCCCGCGCACCCAGATAACGCGGCggcggccgcagcccccccccacaccgCCCCCCCttcggcggcggcggcggaaaGGTCAACCCCGGCCTGGCCCAGCGGAGCGGCGGCCCCCGGAGGAGGacgaagaggaggaggaggaggaggaggaggaggaggaaggaggcgGCCAGGCGGGGGCTCA from Anas platyrhynchos isolate ZD024472 breed Pekin duck chromosome 11, IASCAAS_PekinDuck_T2T, whole genome shotgun sequence includes these protein-coding regions:
- the ABHD17C gene encoding alpha/beta hydrolase domain-containing protein 17C — its product is MPEQGPRMNGFSLGELCWLFCCPPCPSRIAAKLAFLPPEPTYTVLQPEQQQEAGGASGGAGTPTGSGTCSLHLSERADWQYSQRELDAVEVFFSRTARDNRLGCMFVRCAPTGRYTLLFSHGNAVDLGQMCSFYIGLGSRINCNVFSYDYSGYGVSTGKPSEKNLYADIDAAWQALRTRYGVSPENIILYGQSIGTVPTVDLASRYECAAVILHSPLMSGLRVAFPDTRKTYCFDAFPSIDKISKVTSPVLVIHGTEDEVIDFSHGLAMYERCPRAVEPLWVEGAGHNDIELYAQYLERLKQFISHELPNS